The following coding sequences lie in one Manis javanica isolate MJ-LG chromosome X, MJ_LKY, whole genome shotgun sequence genomic window:
- the LOC108408904 gene encoding protein FAM156A/FAM156B-like, giving the protein MEPLEECNSTLISESSPMASEDTSREVLAACHPSFSELLMGCLSDLNPSPGTNYPAPLPEGLLQQRYRDEKTLLERRWERSASPQRKKTFLGHMRRRRLDHVAPYRAQREARISVSGDRDQNRFRCECRYCHSHRPTVSGMPVERNGAPHPSSWEMLVQGLSGLSLSLGANQPSLLPKEVLQQQEREEKLQLEMQQESKRMFQRLLKQWLEEH; this is encoded by the coding sequence ATGGAGCCACTCGAGGAATGTAACTCAACGCTGATTTCTGAATCTTCCCCGATGGCCTCTGAAGACACTTCCCGGGAAGTCCTGGCAGCCTGTCatccttccttctcagaactgctAATGGGGTGCCTCAGTGACCTGAACCCCAGCCCTGGCACCAACTACCCTGCCCCTCTGCCAGAGGGGCTGCTCCAGCAGCGGTACAGAGATGAGAAAACCCTGCTAGAGAGGCGGTGGGAAAGGTCAGCATCGCCCCAGAGGAAGAAAACCTTCCTGGGCCACATGAGACGGAGACGCCTTGATCACGTGGCCCCTTATCGGGCTCAACGGGAAGCCAGAATCTCTGTCTCGGGTGATAGGGATCAGAACAGATTCAGATGTGAATGTCGGTACTGCCACAGCCATAGGCCGACAGTTTCTGGGATGCCTGTGGAGAGGAATGGCGCCCCACATCCTTCCTCCTGGGAAATGCTAGTTCAGGGCCTCAGTGGCTTGAGCCTCAGCCTGGGTGCCAACCAGCCCAGCCTTCTGCCAAAAGAGGTGCTccagcagcaggagagagaggagaagctCCAACTAGAGATGCAGCAGGAAAGCAAAAGAATGTTTCAGAGGCTCCTCAAACAGTGGTTAGAAGAACACTGA